The following proteins come from a genomic window of Bombyx mori chromosome 18, ASM3026992v2:
- the LOC101742352 gene encoding Golgi resident protein GCP60 gives MASKIDSNIKVNPEKVLLETDQGIVDSEERKWGMPLKEVYKHGVFFYKEKEGKAIHLSYEDRLKLVAYTQQTAHGPFDPNSVPPLGVLDVIGRDRHAAWQALGQMSQIQAMAGFVHALDRLCPLFKPYLEAIQKDKEQKMQQELKREEEERSRIELQNRVMLEKQKQQSNKITEEQQVQRIKDALNAQTYDQFLQYAQQQFPGNFDQQAILIRQLQDQHYQQYIKQLAVDQRLANSTILNESDDTESENVKKEEMVKDCNLNETDIVAVVDNKSMQTLEKTDPNDYTEVYKEDESEDDGLPAVEDARMWTRDEIVQFKDSARSSGGMLTVGHGETVTIRVPTHHRARCICWEFATDKYDIGFGLYFEWSKSPTSEVTVHVSESDEEDEAEEEVYGEEELTVQDSNSDPELGSDRRVLSAVRPPVSLVVPVFRRDCHTEVYAGSHTYPGEGVYLLKFDNTYSLWRSKTLYYKVYYTQ, from the exons ATGGCTAGTAAAATCGATAGTAATATAAAAGTTAATCCAGAAAAAGTATTGCTAGAGACAGATCAAGGCATTGTCGACAGTGAAGAAAGGAAGTGGGGAATGCCCCTAAAAGAAGTATATAAACATGGAGTCTTTTTCTATAAAG AAAAGGAAGGAAAAGCAATACATCTTAGCTATGAAGACAGGCTGAAACTGGTCGCCTATACACAACAAACCGCGCACGGTCCATTTGATCCCAATTCTGTACCACCTCTGGGTGTCTTGGATGTGATAGGGAGAGATAGGCATGCAGCTTGGCAAGCATTAGGTCAAATGTCTCAAATACAGGCTATGGCTGGCTTTGTCCATGCTTTAGACAG ACTTTGTCCATTGTTCAAGCCATATTTGGAAGCTATACAGAAGGACAAGGAACAAAAGATGCAACAAGa GTTGAAacgagaagaagaagaaagatctCGAATCGAACTTCAAAATAGAGTCATGCTAGAGAAACAGAAGCagcaaagtaataaaataacggAAGAACAACAAGT GCAAAGGATAAAGGATGCCTTAAACGCTCAAACGTATGATCAGTTCCTACAATATGCCCAACAACAGTTTCCTGGTAATTTCGACCAGCAAGCCATTTTGATTAGGCAACTACAAGATCAACACTATCAACAATATATAAAGCAGCTAGCTGTAGATCAGAGATTAGCAAATTCTACCATACTCAACGAAAGTGATGACACAGAGAgtgaaaatgttaaaaaagaGGAAATGGTGAAAGACTGCAACTTAAACGAAACTGATATTGTCGCTGTTGTGGACAACAA gtCAATGCAGACTTTAGAAAAAACGGATCCAAACGATTACACCGAAGTCTATAAAGAAGACGAATCTGAAGATG aTGGTCTACCAGCGGTAGAGGATGCGCGCATGTGGACTCGTGATGAAATAGTTCAATTCAAAGACTCTGCTCGGTCAAGTGGAGGAATGTTGACTGTGGGACACGGAGAAACTGTAACTATAAGGGTTCCTACGCATCATCGCGCCAGGTGTATCTGTTGGGAGTTTGCCACGGACAAATACGATATTG GTTTCGGTCTTTATTTTGAATGGAGCAAATCTCCGACTTCAGAAGTGACGGTTCACGTGtcagaaagcgacgaagaagatgAAGCAGAAGAGGAAGTCTACGGTGAAGAag AACTTACAGTACAGGATTCGAACTCTGATCCTGAGTTGGGCAGCGATAGGCGAGTGCTAAGTGCGGTGAGGCCGCCCGTCAGCCTCGTGGTTCCGGTCTTCCGACGCGACTGTCACACAGag GTATACGCGGGCTCCCATACTTATCCCGGTGAAGGAGTATATTTACTTAAGTTCGATAATACGTACAGTCTTTGGCGATCGAAAACATTGTATTACAAAGTATATTACACCCAATAG